One genomic region from Actinocatenispora thailandica encodes:
- a CDS encoding ABC transporter ATP-binding protein, producing MSDTTAPAPLVHARGLRAAYRGQRGTDVVAVDDVSLELPRGQVLGIAGESGCGKSTLAAVLSLTARPPLSVLGGELTIDGEQLDLSGGRRPPRTWRGSVVSLLPQGAMNSLSATTRVGDLAVDVVRAHRGRIRRAEALDLLTDRLDALDLPRRVVHSYPHQLSGGMRQRVVTVLSTLLDPKLLIADEPTSALDVSTQRALTELLRELLHRGLVGGIVFVTHDLPVLRAVADRIAVMYAGRLVEVGDAAGLIDDPRHPYTAALLASVLVPEPQIRTRRVGGIAGAPPDLSAPPAGCRFHPRCSLASDVCAEREPPLLGTIGGGYATCWWRAEHPDEPLEARL from the coding sequence ATGAGCGACACCACCGCACCGGCGCCACTGGTGCACGCGCGGGGGCTGCGCGCCGCGTACCGCGGGCAGCGCGGCACCGACGTCGTGGCGGTCGACGACGTGAGCCTGGAGCTGCCCCGCGGCCAGGTCCTCGGCATCGCCGGCGAATCCGGCTGCGGCAAGTCGACCCTGGCCGCGGTGCTGTCGCTGACCGCGCGGCCGCCGCTGTCGGTGCTCGGCGGCGAGCTGACCATCGACGGCGAGCAGCTCGACCTGTCCGGCGGCCGGCGCCCACCGCGAACCTGGCGGGGCAGCGTCGTGTCGCTGCTGCCCCAGGGCGCGATGAACTCGCTGTCGGCCACCACCCGGGTGGGCGACCTCGCCGTCGACGTGGTCCGGGCGCACCGCGGCCGGATCCGCCGGGCCGAGGCGCTCGACCTGCTCACCGACCGGTTGGACGCGCTGGATCTGCCGCGCCGGGTGGTGCACAGCTACCCGCACCAGCTGTCCGGCGGGATGCGCCAGCGGGTGGTCACCGTGCTGTCCACGCTGCTGGATCCGAAGCTGCTGATCGCCGACGAGCCGACCTCTGCGCTGGACGTGTCCACCCAGCGGGCACTCACCGAGCTGCTCCGCGAGCTGCTGCACCGCGGGCTGGTCGGCGGGATCGTGTTCGTCACGCACGACCTGCCGGTGCTGCGCGCGGTCGCCGACCGCATCGCGGTGATGTACGCCGGCCGGCTGGTCGAGGTCGGCGACGCGGCCGGGCTGATCGACGACCCGCGCCACCCGTACACCGCGGCGCTGCTGGCCTCGGTGCTGGTGCCGGAGCCGCAGATCCGTACCCGCCGGGTCGGCGGGATCGCCGGGGCGCCGCCGGACCTGTCCGCACCGCCCGCCGGCTGCCGGTTCCATCCGCGGTGCAGCCTGGCCAGCGACGTCTGCGCCGAACGGGAACCGCCGCTGCTCGGCACCATCGGCGGCGGCTACGCGACCTGCTGGTGGCGTGCCGAGCATCCCGACGAGCCGCTGGAGGCGAGGCTGTGA
- a CDS encoding NUDIX domain-containing protein yields the protein MSAGRSDYPVVEHVERPVNPVFSLVSDKVRMPDGEVARRDFMHHVGAVAAVAVDADESVLLIRQYRHPVGETMWELPAGLTDVPGEAPVDTARRELAEEADLTARDWRMLLELHTTPGCSDERIRVYLAREVAPVPAHERFERTAEEAGLTTRWVPLADAVAMVTTGELTNATAVAGVLAAARSRDNGWTGLRPA from the coding sequence GTGAGCGCCGGCCGGTCCGACTACCCGGTCGTCGAGCACGTCGAGCGGCCGGTCAACCCGGTGTTCTCGCTGGTCAGTGACAAGGTACGGATGCCCGACGGGGAGGTCGCGCGGCGCGACTTCATGCATCACGTCGGGGCCGTGGCGGCGGTCGCGGTGGACGCCGACGAGTCGGTGCTGCTGATCCGGCAGTACCGGCATCCGGTCGGCGAGACGATGTGGGAGCTGCCCGCCGGACTGACCGACGTGCCGGGGGAGGCGCCGGTGGACACCGCCCGGCGCGAGCTGGCCGAGGAGGCGGACCTGACGGCTCGCGACTGGCGGATGCTGCTCGAACTGCACACCACGCCCGGCTGCTCGGACGAGCGGATCCGGGTGTACCTGGCTCGCGAGGTGGCACCGGTGCCGGCGCACGAGCGGTTCGAACGCACCGCCGAGGAGGCCGGGCTGACCACCCGCTGGGTGCCGCTGGCCGACGCGGTGGCGATGGTGACGACGGGCGAGCTCACCAATGCCACGGCGGTCGCCGGGGTGCTGGCCGCGGCCCGCAGCCGGGACAACGGCTGGACGGGCCTGCGCCCGGCCTGA
- the scpB gene encoding SMC-Scp complex subunit ScpB encodes MTGSEDDQARGDASSLADRVAAWTPPWARPAPAADDAAADAVPPDPAAADDREPAERSDPADDRERADGSDPADGSDPADCRGPADGATPDHAEPPTLEAESTSGDREPVADTSSTTPSLAPGAEVSTDDDERPAEASEPACASAPADGAADGAADGAADGAADGAADDAGPGPDAEPNNGAGTLDGVGPAAGVGPAAGASPVDGVGPAGGAGSGVAAQPAPEPTAAAAEPRALPELDDPETLRAALEAILIVVDEPVSEVVLAQVLERPTATVAAAVRELAESYSAQRRGFELRQAAGGWRIYTRDDFAPYVERFVLDGQQVRLTQAALETLAVVAYKQPVSRSRVSAIRGVNCDGVMRTLVTRGLIEECGSEPESGAYLYRTTTLFLERMGINSTDDLPDLAPFLPDDLPEETP; translated from the coding sequence GTGACCGGCAGCGAAGACGACCAGGCGCGCGGCGACGCGTCGTCGCTGGCCGACCGGGTGGCCGCGTGGACCCCGCCGTGGGCCCGCCCGGCACCCGCCGCCGACGACGCGGCCGCTGATGCCGTACCGCCGGATCCGGCCGCGGCCGACGACCGTGAACCGGCCGAGCGCAGTGACCCGGCCGACGACCGTGAACGGGCCGACGGCAGTGACCCGGCCGACGGCAGTGACCCGGCCGACTGCCGGGGGCCTGCCGACGGGGCGACGCCGGATCATGCCGAACCGCCGACGCTCGAGGCCGAGTCGACCTCAGGGGACCGGGAGCCGGTCGCCGACACGTCCTCCACGACCCCGTCGCTCGCACCGGGCGCGGAGGTGTCCACGGACGACGACGAACGGCCGGCCGAGGCATCGGAGCCGGCGTGCGCCAGCGCGCCGGCCGACGGTGCGGCCGACGGTGCGGCAGACGGTGCGGCCGACGGTGCGGCCGACGGTGCGGCCGACGATGCCGGGCCGGGCCCGGACGCCGAGCCGAACAACGGCGCCGGGACGCTCGACGGTGTCGGGCCTGCGGCCGGTGTCGGGCCTGCGGCCGGCGCTTCGCCGGTCGATGGTGTCGGGCCTGCGGGCGGTGCCGGGTCGGGCGTGGCAGCACAACCGGCGCCGGAACCGACCGCCGCCGCGGCCGAGCCGCGGGCACTGCCGGAGCTGGACGATCCGGAGACGCTGCGCGCGGCGCTGGAGGCCATCCTGATCGTGGTGGACGAGCCGGTCAGCGAGGTGGTGTTGGCGCAGGTGCTGGAGCGCCCGACGGCCACCGTGGCGGCGGCGGTGCGCGAGCTGGCCGAGTCGTACAGCGCGCAGCGGCGCGGTTTCGAGCTGCGCCAGGCGGCGGGCGGCTGGCGGATCTACACCCGGGACGACTTCGCGCCGTACGTGGAGCGGTTCGTACTCGACGGTCAACAGGTGCGGCTGACCCAGGCGGCGCTGGAGACGCTCGCGGTGGTCGCGTACAAGCAGCCGGTGAGCCGGTCCCGGGTGTCCGCGATCCGCGGTGTCAACTGCGACGGCGTGATGCGCACCCTGGTGACCCGCGGGCTGATCGAGGAGTGCGGCTCCGAGCCGGAGTCCGGCGCGTACCTGTACCGCACCACCACTCTGTTCCTGGAGCGGATGGGCATCAACTCGACCGACGACCTGCCCGACCTGGCACCGTTCCTGCCCGACGACCTCCCCGAGGAGACACCGTGA
- a CDS encoding ParA family protein yields MELGAEAELGPADPSAYTIKRPILQPPPVERHGPARIIAMANQKGGVGKTTTTINLGAALAEYGRRVLMVDFDPQGALSVGFGVNPHNLDLTIYNLLMQRDVGLDEVLFKTNVDGLHLLPANIDLSAAEIQLVNEVAREQTLTRVLRPALKEYDYILIDCQPSLGLLTVNALTAAHGVVIPLECEFFSLRGVALLLDTIDKVRERLNFDLELEGILATMYDSRTTHCRQVLQRVVEAFGERVYQTVITRTVRFPETTVAGEPITTWAPSSSGARAYRQLAREVIGQQSLRQGM; encoded by the coding sequence ATGGAGCTCGGCGCTGAGGCGGAGCTGGGGCCGGCCGACCCGTCGGCGTACACGATCAAGCGTCCGATCCTGCAGCCGCCGCCGGTCGAGCGGCACGGGCCGGCCCGCATCATCGCGATGGCGAACCAGAAGGGTGGCGTCGGCAAGACCACCACCACGATCAACCTGGGCGCCGCGCTCGCGGAGTACGGGCGGCGGGTGCTGATGGTCGACTTCGACCCGCAGGGCGCGCTGTCGGTGGGCTTCGGGGTCAACCCGCACAACCTCGACCTGACCATCTACAACCTGCTGATGCAGCGCGACGTCGGCCTGGACGAGGTGCTGTTCAAGACCAACGTGGACGGGCTGCACCTGCTGCCGGCCAACATCGACCTGTCGGCGGCCGAGATCCAGCTGGTCAACGAGGTCGCGCGGGAGCAGACGCTGACCCGGGTGCTGCGCCCGGCGCTCAAGGAGTACGACTACATCCTGATCGACTGCCAGCCGTCGCTCGGACTGCTGACGGTCAACGCGCTGACCGCCGCGCACGGTGTGGTGATCCCGCTGGAGTGCGAGTTCTTCAGCCTGCGCGGGGTGGCGCTGCTGCTCGACACCATCGACAAGGTGCGCGAGCGGCTCAACTTCGACCTGGAGCTGGAAGGCATCCTCGCCACCATGTACGACTCGCGTACCACGCACTGCCGGCAGGTGCTGCAGCGCGTCGTCGAGGCGTTCGGCGAGCGGGTCTACCAGACCGTCATCACCCGTACGGTCCGGTTCCCGGAGACCACGGTCGCCGGCGAGCCGATCACCACCTGGGCGCCCTCGTCGTCCGGCGCCCGGGCGTACCGCCAGCTCGCCCGCGAGGTCATCGGCCAGCAGTCGCTGCGCCAGGGGATGTAG
- a CDS encoding ABC transporter ATP-binding protein, which produces MSIEADPPAGAATPAADGTETPAATGAPLVVAEHLTRVFGRGSTAVRAVDDVSFELRRGEITTVVGESGSGKSTLARMLLKLLPVSSGRLVFDGADVTGRTDTTAYWRQVQAVFQDPFSAFNQFFTVRRLLARSRRLLGAELTEQRMLDALEQVGLPAGDVLGRYPHQLSGGQRQRVMIARALLMRPSLLIADEATSMLDASLRATILNVLTDLRDRAGLTILFITHDIGQACYVSDQVLVLSQGRLVEAGPAERVIFDPRHDYTRKLLADVPRLHDAG; this is translated from the coding sequence GTGAGCATCGAGGCGGACCCACCGGCCGGCGCCGCGACACCGGCCGCCGACGGCACCGAGACCCCCGCGGCCACGGGTGCGCCGCTGGTCGTCGCCGAGCACCTGACCCGGGTGTTCGGCCGGGGCAGCACGGCGGTACGGGCGGTCGACGACGTGTCGTTCGAACTGCGCCGCGGGGAGATCACCACCGTGGTGGGCGAGAGCGGCAGCGGCAAGTCCACGCTGGCCCGGATGCTGCTCAAGCTGCTGCCGGTCAGTTCCGGGCGGCTGGTGTTCGACGGTGCCGACGTGACCGGCCGTACCGACACCACCGCGTACTGGCGGCAGGTGCAGGCGGTGTTCCAGGACCCGTTCAGCGCGTTCAACCAGTTCTTCACGGTACGGCGGCTGCTCGCCCGGTCCCGCCGGCTGCTCGGCGCCGAACTCACCGAACAGCGCATGCTCGACGCGCTGGAACAGGTCGGGCTGCCGGCCGGCGACGTGCTCGGCCGGTACCCGCACCAGCTGTCCGGCGGGCAGCGGCAGCGGGTGATGATCGCCCGCGCGCTGCTGATGCGGCCGAGCCTGCTGATCGCCGACGAGGCGACCTCGATGCTGGACGCCTCGCTGCGCGCCACCATCCTCAACGTGCTGACCGACCTGCGTGACCGCGCCGGGCTGACCATCCTGTTCATCACCCACGACATCGGACAGGCCTGCTACGTCTCCGACCAGGTACTGGTGCTCAGCCAGGGCCGGCTGGTCGAGGCCGGGCCGGCCGAACGCGTCATCTTCGATCCGCGGCACGACTACACCCGCAAGCTGCTCGCCGACGTACCGCGGCTGCACGACGCCGGCTGA
- a CDS encoding pseudouridine synthase: protein MSHADSAAAPDGLQRLQKVLAAAGLGSRRACEELIAAGRVTVDGREAQLGDRADPRVSVVHVDGLRVVTDDRMVHLALNKPRGVLSAMSDDRGRRTLAQYVPGDVTRLFHVGRLDADSEGLLLLTNDGDLAHRLMHPSYEVAKTYLAQVPGPVPPAVGRRLRDGVQLEDGPAAVDRFRVVSTDRGRALVEVVLHEGRNRIVRRMLAEVGHPVERLIRTRIGSVALGDLRPGVTRPLSREELGGLYGAVEAGAR, encoded by the coding sequence GTGAGCCACGCCGACTCCGCCGCTGCGCCCGACGGCCTGCAGCGGTTGCAGAAGGTGTTGGCGGCCGCCGGGCTCGGGTCGCGGCGGGCCTGCGAGGAGCTGATCGCGGCCGGCCGGGTGACCGTGGACGGTCGCGAGGCGCAGCTCGGCGACCGGGCCGACCCGCGGGTCTCGGTGGTGCACGTCGACGGGCTACGGGTGGTCACCGACGACCGGATGGTGCACCTCGCGCTGAACAAGCCGCGCGGGGTGCTGTCGGCGATGTCCGACGACCGCGGCCGGCGCACTCTCGCCCAGTACGTGCCGGGGGACGTGACGCGACTGTTCCACGTCGGTCGGCTGGACGCCGACAGCGAGGGTCTGCTGCTGCTGACCAATGACGGCGATCTGGCGCACCGGCTGATGCACCCGTCGTACGAGGTGGCGAAGACCTACCTGGCGCAGGTGCCGGGCCCGGTGCCGCCGGCGGTCGGTCGTCGGCTGCGCGACGGGGTGCAGCTGGAGGACGGGCCGGCCGCGGTCGACCGGTTCCGAGTGGTGTCCACCGATCGGGGCCGGGCGCTGGTCGAGGTCGTGTTGCACGAGGGGCGCAACCGGATCGTGCGCCGGATGCTCGCCGAGGTCGGGCATCCGGTGGAGCGGCTGATCCGCACCCGGATCGGTTCGGTGGCACTGGGTGACCTGCGGCCGGGGGTGACCCGGCCGCTGAGCCGGGAGGAGCTGGGCGGGCTCTACGGCGCGGTGGAGGCCGGCGCCCGCTGA
- a CDS encoding EamA family transporter: MSTSTAQPAVPSSSSAGALCVLAAAALWGSTGTVSTFAPAGVPAVVVGSSGLAIGGLLLYLTGRLAGAGPAARGRREYALVVLGAATVAGYPLTFFPAVARAGVAPGTVIMLCCAPVSAGLLDWLLRRHRPRRRWVLATAGCLAGAVLLAVGGDATAHLDPVGILLAVAAGASYAAYTAIAGLLISRGRGSAPVTGAMFGGGALLVLPLQLAAGPAWMLHGHGPLVVAHLALVTTFLAYVLYGRGLRTVTAAVATTLALAEPAVATVLGVLVLHERLAVAGWVGEALLGAALLLLAVGQRAPASTAP; encoded by the coding sequence GTGTCCACCTCCACCGCACAGCCCGCGGTACCGTCCTCCAGCAGCGCCGGAGCGCTGTGCGTCCTCGCCGCCGCGGCCCTGTGGGGCAGCACCGGCACCGTCAGTACCTTCGCACCGGCGGGGGTGCCCGCCGTCGTCGTCGGCTCGTCCGGCCTGGCGATCGGCGGCCTCCTGCTGTACCTCACCGGCCGGCTCGCCGGCGCCGGGCCGGCCGCCCGCGGCCGGCGCGAGTACGCGCTGGTCGTGCTCGGCGCCGCCACCGTCGCCGGCTACCCGCTGACGTTCTTCCCGGCCGTCGCCCGGGCCGGCGTCGCACCGGGCACGGTGATCATGCTGTGTTGCGCGCCGGTCAGCGCCGGGCTGCTCGACTGGCTGCTGCGCCGGCACCGCCCGCGACGCCGGTGGGTGCTGGCGACCGCCGGCTGCCTGGCCGGCGCCGTGCTGCTGGCCGTGGGCGGCGACGCGACCGCGCACCTGGACCCGGTCGGCATCCTGCTCGCCGTGGCCGCCGGCGCGAGCTACGCCGCGTACACCGCGATCGCCGGGCTGCTGATCTCCCGCGGTCGCGGCTCGGCGCCGGTGACCGGCGCGATGTTCGGCGGCGGCGCGCTGCTCGTCCTGCCGTTGCAGCTCGCCGCCGGGCCGGCCTGGATGCTGCACGGCCACGGGCCGCTGGTGGTGGCCCACCTGGCGCTGGTCACCACGTTCCTCGCCTACGTGCTCTACGGTCGCGGGCTGCGCACGGTCACCGCGGCCGTCGCCACCACGCTCGCGCTCGCCGAGCCGGCCGTCGCCACCGTACTGGGTGTGCTGGTGCTGCACGAGCGGCTCGCGGTCGCCGGCTGGGTCGGCGAGGCGCTGCTCGGCGCCGCGCTGCTGCTGCTCGCGGTCGGTCAGCGGGCGCCGGCCTCCACCGCGCCGTAG
- a CDS encoding site-specific tyrosine recombinase XerD: protein MSTSRAARREPAPDGPEQTTPELRAAVRAYLDHLLVERALAGNTLSSYRRDLGRYQQWLVAAGVTALAQVGTGHVAEFLATLRLGDEQHPPLSVSSAARTVSAVRGLHRFAAAEGLTDGDPAHDVHPPTPGRRLPKALSVYEVEQLLAAAGAETDADPLALRDRALLEFLYGTGARISEAVGAAVDDLDLADGRTGDAAGSTVRLSGKGGKTRLVPVGGYACRAVSAYLIRARPALARAGGGHGALFLNARGGALSRQSAWSILRRAAQRARLAGSVSPHTLRHSFATHLLDGGADVRVVQELLGHASVTTTQVYTLVTVDKLREVYTTTHPRARA, encoded by the coding sequence ATGTCGACCTCCCGGGCTGCCCGGCGGGAACCCGCACCCGACGGGCCGGAGCAGACCACCCCCGAGCTTCGGGCGGCGGTGCGGGCCTATCTCGACCACCTGCTCGTGGAGCGGGCGCTGGCCGGCAACACGCTCAGCTCGTACCGGCGGGACCTGGGTCGCTACCAGCAGTGGCTGGTCGCGGCGGGTGTCACCGCGCTGGCCCAGGTCGGCACCGGCCACGTCGCGGAGTTCCTGGCCACGCTGCGGCTCGGCGACGAGCAGCACCCGCCGCTGTCGGTCTCCTCGGCCGCCCGGACGGTCAGCGCGGTGCGCGGGCTGCACCGGTTCGCCGCCGCGGAGGGGCTCACCGACGGCGACCCGGCGCACGACGTCCACCCGCCGACGCCGGGCCGGCGGCTGCCGAAGGCGCTGTCGGTGTACGAGGTGGAGCAGCTGCTCGCCGCGGCCGGCGCCGAGACCGACGCCGACCCACTGGCGCTGCGCGACCGCGCGCTGCTGGAGTTCCTGTACGGCACCGGCGCGCGCATCTCCGAGGCGGTCGGCGCCGCCGTCGACGACCTGGACCTCGCCGACGGGCGTACCGGTGACGCGGCGGGCAGCACCGTGCGGCTGTCCGGCAAGGGCGGCAAGACCCGGCTGGTACCGGTCGGCGGCTACGCCTGCCGGGCGGTCTCGGCGTACCTGATCCGGGCCCGGCCGGCGCTGGCCCGCGCCGGCGGCGGGCACGGCGCGCTGTTCCTCAACGCCCGGGGCGGCGCGCTGTCCCGGCAGAGCGCGTGGTCGATCCTGCGCCGGGCGGCCCAGCGGGCCCGGCTGGCCGGGTCGGTGTCGCCGCACACGCTGCGCCACTCGTTCGCCACCCACCTGCTCGACGGCGGCGCCGACGTGCGGGTGGTGCAGGAGCTGCTCGGGCACGCCTCGGTGACGACCACACAGGTCTATACGCTGGTGACGGTCGACAAACTGCGTGAGGTGTACACCACGACCCATCCACGCGCGCGGGCTTGA
- a CDS encoding segregation and condensation protein A — protein sequence MSTPAPSEPERSPTAASALDPTTGSGTADGLGGDPGGTTGEVDGATEPADDTLDADADADADAGAGADGGERRGGFSVRLDNFEGPFDLLLQLISKHKLDVTEVALSRVTDEFIAHIRAMGSEWDLDEASEFLIIAATLLDLKAARLLPSAQVEDEEDLALLEARDLLFARLLQYKAFKQAAAHLDELEKSAARRYPRTVGLEPRYAEVLPEIVLSIGLDRFAQLAVRGMTPKAPPTVTIDHVHMVRVSVREHAAILAERLQRIGTGTFRALCSDCANTLEMVARFLALLEMYRENMVGFEQLEALGELTVRWQGGDGAATLDVDEYAGTPPAADPASGDAGGPAGDTDEAQPQQQRGRAARDRQRRRPGARRRVVAGRPGGRVDPAVGPPGTRRRRRGR from the coding sequence GTGAGCACGCCCGCACCGTCCGAACCCGAGCGGTCACCGACCGCCGCTTCCGCTCTCGATCCCACGACCGGGTCCGGGACGGCCGACGGCCTGGGCGGCGATCCCGGTGGTACGACCGGGGAGGTCGATGGTGCCACCGAGCCGGCCGACGACACCCTCGACGCCGACGCCGACGCCGACGCCGACGCCGGGGCCGGGGCCGACGGCGGTGAGCGCCGCGGCGGGTTCAGCGTCCGGTTGGACAACTTCGAGGGTCCGTTCGACCTGCTGTTGCAGCTGATCAGCAAGCACAAGCTGGACGTGACCGAGGTTGCGCTGTCCAGGGTGACCGACGAGTTCATCGCGCACATCCGGGCGATGGGCAGCGAGTGGGACCTGGACGAGGCGAGCGAGTTCCTGATCATCGCGGCCACCCTGCTGGACCTCAAGGCGGCCCGGCTGCTGCCCTCCGCGCAGGTGGAGGACGAGGAGGACCTGGCCCTGCTGGAGGCGCGCGACCTGCTGTTCGCCCGGCTGCTGCAGTACAAGGCGTTCAAACAGGCGGCGGCGCACCTCGACGAGCTGGAGAAGTCGGCCGCCCGGCGCTACCCGCGCACCGTCGGGCTGGAGCCGCGGTACGCCGAGGTGCTGCCGGAGATCGTGCTGTCCATCGGGCTGGACCGGTTCGCACAGCTCGCGGTGCGCGGCATGACACCCAAGGCACCACCGACCGTGACGATCGACCACGTGCACATGGTGCGGGTCAGCGTCCGGGAGCACGCCGCGATCCTGGCCGAACGTCTGCAGCGCATCGGTACCGGTACGTTCCGGGCGCTGTGCTCGGACTGCGCGAACACGCTGGAGATGGTGGCGCGGTTCCTCGCCCTGCTGGAGATGTACCGGGAGAACATGGTCGGGTTCGAGCAGCTGGAGGCGCTCGGCGAGCTGACCGTACGGTGGCAGGGCGGCGACGGCGCGGCCACGCTCGACGTGGACGAGTACGCGGGCACCCCGCCGGCCGCGGACCCAGCGTCCGGGGATGCCGGCGGCCCGGCCGGCGACACCGACGAGGCGCAGCCGCAGCAGCAACGGGGGAGAGCAGCACGTGACCGGCAGCGAAGACGACCAGGCGCGCGGCGACGCGTCGTCGCTGGCCGACCGGGTGGCCGCGTGGACCCCGCCGTGGGCCCGCCCGGCACCCGCCGCCGACGACGCGGCCGCTGA
- a CDS encoding TM2 domain-containing protein: MTYDPGGPYPPPNQGPGGGNNQPASGPGYPTSGGPYPPASGSPYQGGNLPAPGSGPGYPNSGAGYQGAGQGGYPPAGDPYQQQGYQQAYQDPYQQDPYQQGYGQPPGYQQGYQQPAPAGYGQPAYDPVTGQPLSDKTKLIAGLLSILLGGFGVGRFYMGYVGLGVLQIVATVCTAGIGAIWGLIEGIIILANNSIPDSEGRKLRDN; encoded by the coding sequence ATGACGTACGACCCAGGCGGTCCGTATCCTCCGCCCAACCAGGGGCCCGGCGGGGGAAACAACCAACCTGCCAGCGGGCCCGGCTATCCGACCAGCGGCGGTCCGTACCCGCCCGCGTCCGGCAGTCCGTACCAGGGCGGCAACCTGCCGGCGCCGGGCAGCGGACCCGGCTACCCGAACAGCGGCGCCGGGTACCAGGGGGCGGGGCAGGGCGGCTACCCGCCGGCCGGTGACCCGTATCAGCAACAGGGCTACCAGCAGGCGTACCAGGATCCGTACCAGCAGGATCCCTATCAGCAGGGCTACGGGCAGCCGCCGGGATACCAGCAGGGCTACCAGCAGCCGGCCCCGGCCGGTTACGGGCAGCCGGCGTACGACCCGGTCACCGGGCAGCCGCTGTCGGACAAGACGAAGCTGATCGCGGGCCTGCTCAGCATCCTGCTCGGCGGGTTCGGCGTGGGCCGCTTCTACATGGGCTACGTCGGGCTCGGCGTACTGCAGATCGTGGCCACGGTCTGCACCGCCGGCATCGGCGCGATCTGGGGCCTGATCGAGGGCATCATCATCCTCGCCAACAACTCGATCCCCGACTCCGAGGGCCGCAAGCTGCGCGACAACTGA